ACACGCTTAGACGAGGCTCAGTACAGCCTGCCCACTTAGAGGCCCATTAGCAGCATCAGCAGTTGTCTAACGAGATCATGCACTCTGCTCCTGGGCCAGGAAGTGATGACATGGCAGCAGGGAAACAGGGCTAAGTAGGATACCAAAAACACCATGGCAGAATGCACTTATGGAAGATATCATACAAGGGCATCTGGTAAATCTCATCGTATACTGAAACTGACACAAAAAGCATTAAAGAAATAAGGATGAAGTTAACATATCCAGTTTAACCTAATCAACACAGATAACTAGCACTATATTCCAAAGGTCAAGACCCATTGAGTCTATTTCCAGCTACCTGGGTAGGGACTTCGGTTTAACCACAACTACCTGCAGCCAGGTCATGCTGAGCTTCCATTTAACCAGAACTGACTACAGCCGGGTCACACCAAGCTTCCGTCTGACCATGACTACCTATGGCTGGGTCACACCAAGTGTCTGTATAACCACAACTACCTTTGGCCAGGTTATGCCAAGCTTCCATTTGACCACGACTACATATGGTCAGGTCACACCACAATCTTCTGTTCGAGTTTGACTACTCCCTAGGTCATCAAGCAAGTGCTCCACTGCCCTCTTTGGGTTGTTCATTGACAATTTTCTCCTTGACTTGAAACCATCAGCTATAAAAATGTCATATTGTTTAGGTTTCCCCCTCCTTGTTCCTCCAGGGGATTGAGATGCTGGTTTCAAGAAACCAGAAGAATAACATCCCATGTTTTAGTTTATCATCAGACAACAAAGACAAGAGCATGCACCGAGATGTCGAAAATAGTCCGCCAGGCCACTCCAGGAGTTCTTGGCAATGAAGGATTTGACCAAACCCCAGGGCTGTCTCTTGTACTTCACGTCTGTGTAGACCCTGAACACAAAGAGGCACATTGAGCACCATGGCAGAATCAGATGGGCGCTTGACCCTGAGAAACAGTACAGGAGGAAGGACGGCCAGGTCAGGAGGGCAGGCAGCTCACCTGAGGTGACATTCATGTTTGGAGTTGTGAGAGATGCAAAAACGGTTGTGTGTGTAGAAATAATCATGGTATGGAACATCATGGGTATAGACCTCAGCTTCCACTAGGTAGTGCTGTCCAACTTGTGCGTCCCTGTAGAGGGTCTGGGGAGGCGTGTGGCAGATATCGATCAACGAATAAATTGAACGAACgatctctctccctccctccctccctctctctcccccatccCTGTATACCTGGGTCtccgtggctgtggtggacttCCCTATCAGTGGATTATTGATGGTGACAGTGTAGTTTAGTGTTCTTTTCATGTTACCAGAGGCATCCTTCTGCCAAGGTGTGAAGGTGATACCTGGAGACAGATGAAGGAGATGATGCTATTTACATTGTTTATGGGACGACTGGATGACATTGTGATCATTTCCAGGTGTTCCTGCTCAACTGAAAGGGCACAGACAGGAATTACCTGTCACCTTTCTGGCTTCCATGAACCTCCGGATGAAAGGAGAATCTGTAAAGAGCAGCTCAAACATCTTTTCTGCACTCAAGTGGAAGAGGCGGTTTATATACACTTTACCCTGGACAGGGGCTGGACATGCAGACTCATCTGCAGAGACATTAAAGAGAAGGGGTTATTAAACAAGCCAGGGGGATGATTGGAGGGGGAAGACACTCGCGGGTTGGCATGATTGCTCACCATCTTCCACACTTTCTGAACTGCTGCCCTCTGTGACATGGTCCTCATTATCATTAAGGTCCAGGGTTGTCTCAGGGCATTTGGACACCCTTTCTGAGCCAGATCGATTCAGAGGAGAATGAGAATGTTTAGACCCCCTTTCAGGGGTAGTTTGGTCCAGAGGGGACTCCAGGTGCTTAGACGTCCTTTCCGGGGTGGTTCGGTCCAAAGGGGACTCCAAGCGTTTGGACCCCCTTTCAGCGGCAGTCCGGTCCAGAGGCACCTCCAAGCGTTTGGATGCCCTTTCTGGGGCAGTCCGGTCCAGAGGCACCTCCAAGCGTTTGGACGCCCTTTCTGGGGCAGTCCGATCCAGAGGCACCTCCAAGCGTTTGGACGCCCTTTCTGGGGTAGTCCGGTCCAAAGGCACATCCACACGTTTGGATGCCCTTTCCTGAGCACCCCGATCCAGAGGCAACTCAGAACGCTTGGACCCCCTTTCCAGTACACTCCGGTCCAACGGTTTATCTGAAGTCCGGTGGCGGGATGCAGGAGAACGCGAGCCCTCCTTTAAAAACACATGGTAACATCAGTGTCAAACAGTCCAATTATATACCCTCAAATCCACCCACCCCCAACTCTTTATGAGACTGACTGAATGATTGGTTGGCCCACCACACTGAGCCTCTGATGCCACTCAAGCCCTTACTGTGTTCACGGAGCCCCCCCCAGACAGAGATGATGACTGTGGCTCCTCTCCAGCTGGGGAACTTCTACCCACTGATGGCAAACTGGTTGGCAGGATACGGAGGGAGGTGGGTCTCTCGCGTCTCCCAGCATGCTCCTCTCCAGCTGCCCGTGCTGCCATGCTGAGAGAATGAAATGCCATTGAAGTTCCAGTAACAAACTGCCGATTGCCcatttgcctggacaaaagtgcTGCATCCAGAAAATCTAATCCTGTGATATTTCAGAAACCCTCTACCACCACTGTAGATAGTGATTACAAAGTTGGTCTGATTACTAATTACTAATTGTATAGGGTCATTCCACCTCAACCCAACAAACATTTGGTATCGTCCATGCTCAACCATCTGAGAATTGAACCATTTTGTGGCATTGTTTGACCCTGGGCTAATATGAATAATCCAGCATTTCTTTAGCCTACCTCATATAGTTTAGGAGTTACACTGACTTGAAATTCAATGAGATTTTTCCTTCGTTTGCAAAAATGCTTGGTTGCCCATTTTCAGATGCCTGTATATTTGCAACGGTAACACCTAGGCACCTGACAAAAATATTCTAGGTTCCCTTTACAACATATTAAAAAATCGGCATGGTGTTTTGTGTTCCAAGGGTTTTATTGACAATTTGAAGCTAAACAGAAAACACCATTCGATTAAATGGAACCAAGAACTTTCATATGAAAGTGACAATATTTTTACAACCCCCTGAGATTCTGGGCCTCTTGACAGATTAGAGTAATAATGTTTATCTTAAGTTGGGTACATGGGTACAAGTTGGGTAAATGAATACATATTTGGAATCAGGCCAAGACCTTTATATCAACATTTGTTTTCAGGTGCCTAGGTGTTACTGTTGCAAAGATACAGGCATCCAAAAAAGGGTGACCAAGCATTTTTTGCAAACAAAGGAAAAATCTCATTGAATTTCAAGCCAGTGTAACTCCTAAACTATATGAGGTAGGCTAAAGAAGTTTTGGATTATTTATATTGGCTCAGGGTCAAACAAAATGCTGCAAAATTGTTCAAATCTCAGATGGTCAAGCTTAGATCATTTGTGGAGTTGAGCCAGAATTACCCTATTTTCTCATCACCTCATGAATTACAACATTCCACACTACAGAAGAGGAAGACCAAGTATTACCTGGGCTCAATCACTTAAACATTGTGAAGAAACACATTCAGAAATGTTTTCCTCAACATCCATGTTCACCCTGTAAAGGTCCCataagcagcataaagaaaaggAGTATGTTCACCTGGTAGTCTCAGATACCAGAACGTTCTCCATGTCCTCGCGGCTCAGGCCCACGTCGCCTCCATAGTGCAGCAGGACCATGTGCCAGAGCTCAGGCTTGGTCAGGGGCTGAGGCCAGTGAGGAAAACACATACGAATGATTAACCAGATAATCCATTCTCTCTTAACACACACAAACGTAATCTTTAACAAGTATCTGCTTTAACCCAGAAATTCCAGCTCTCCTCCCTTCCTAAACACTTCAACTAATTATTATGCTGACAACTTTAACTTTAGAATTGTTAAATCTTCAAGCAACAAGTTAGGACTACAAGTAAGTGTTAAGTCACCCAAAAGTTGCTCATAAACTCCCGAGGGTGGGCGCTGTAGGTGTGTTACCGTCAGGAAAAACACCGAAACTCAGTACCCGAGCGTCCGTTTCCCCCAACCACTCCCATCTAAACATTCACTATAAATGGTTTAAGGAGTTTATTTAGCTTTCAAAATGATTAATTGTAGCAAGCGGCGAAACGGCCGTAATGGTTAAGCTGTGATCATGAAAACGGCGGACAGTTTGGGGGAAACAATTGCTGGTAGCAAAACGTACCGCGGATCCAGTGAAAATTTCTCCCAAAAGCGGAAGGTCAAACTTCACTGCGCTGCGCAAACGTTGGGTATGCAGCGGGTGGTCAGAGATGGGGCAGGTGCAGCACCGCGGCCGGTGGATCCCTGACGCGGTGTTTCAGGAAGACCGTGTTCACAACTTCAGAAACAAAGTAACCGGTGACGAAAACAGCAACACCCGCCCTACCGTCTTCACCAAGCAGGTGTCATAACAAAACCTCTGTGCACAGCACAGGCTGATGCTCCCTCCAATCCGTATCGGAACGGCGCTTCCGCAGTGGCAGCACTCCCCACCAGGACGTCGTCCACCTGCAGCCGTGAACGCGATAAACCTGTGCGCCTCAAGGGGGCTGGCACAAAGGTGCACCTTCGCTCCACCTACTGACACCCACACGCAGGCGCTGGGCGGGACAGCCCATACAAACCTGCCGGACACCGCAGGCTGATCGAGACGCGCCCTAGAGGAACCGCCGGTGCACGAAATATACAAGTACAAAGGGTGACGCGGCAGTGCATATGTGCCCGTAAATACTCCCGGCTGTATTAATGGTATTTATAGGGTTGTTTACCACGGCGTAGTCCCCCGACCATCAACCCCTGGAGCATTGGTCCGCAGGGCGGACGTAGCCATAAACGCCGCACTGAGCCAGTTGAACTGCGACCACAGTTATATTATGCAGTTCAACCGTGAGACCAGGGCGGCTCTTCGCCTATCTACAGCTTTCTAATAACCTACTGAGAAAATCATTTGCATTTTGCGTTATCTCACGTAAATCAGGCATCGAGTCCAAAGTATGTCAGGTTGTGGCACTTTGACTCTGGCTTGTGACAATGCAGAATTTTGTCCTGTTGTATTGGTGGGCTGCGATATCTCCCTGAAGGTGTGAGCACGTGcacagaggtgagcagcatcatGAAATATATGCAGCACATTAAGGACAGCCAGCCGTTTCCAACATAGGGAACACCCAAGAATTTATTCTGGTATCTGGTTGCCAGACGTGTACCCTTTGACATCTGAGAGACTGAGACCGCACAGGCGTGATTCCTTCCTCTCCTTACCATGATGAGCAGAGAGGGGTTGATTAGTATGGTCTATGAAGAgactaaaaatacaaaaatactgatTTCGGATTGGTTCCTGGCATAGATGGCATGTGTTGTGATTGTTCGATCACCTTGTCCAGAAGCATGTTCTGCCACATTCTGAAGATGCTTTGGAAGCTCTTCTCCCTCGATGAGAAGGATGTAAAAAATAACTATGGGGAGGACAAGAAACACATTGTCATGAAACCGCTGTCCACCTGATGGGGGTGGGCTATGTGGGTGTGGTTACATGGCCTCCAATCCACCATGCTTTatactttttgtgtgtgtgcgtgtggctcagcaggttaggttAGTTGCTGTGTCTGTCATTGTAAGTTGGCCGGTTCAGATCCCAGGGCTGACAGAGCCCTTGAGTAACTTCcagttgccccagggactgtctgatgcTGCTTCTTCAAAAATGCACATTGCCTTGGATAAAAAACAAGTGCTAAATGGATGCAGTGTAGGTgggtgcatttgtgtgtgtgccctgctgCTACCTTCTCGGCCTCAGTGCAGATCTGAATGGCATTAGGGATGAAGATGGCCGTCTTCTCCCGGGACACGGCAGTGATGATTTTCAAGGGCACCTTCAGCTATGATGGAGAAAGCAAGAGGTCAGCAGAGGGACGGTGAGGCCCCTGATTCCAAGGCTGTCACTCCTCTCCATTCTTCTCCTCACCGTTGTGCCCCGAAAGACATTGGTATGAAAGCACAGCCAGCCCTCTGAGAGGTAGAGCCGCCCTTGCAGCAAGATGTCTCTCTGGAGAGCGCAGGCGCAGTCTGCATGGCACCCaggtggggagggaggggctgtGAGTGGAGTAATGCATGCAGTGCTTCAAGTGCCGCTAAACTgttactctctctctcacccatTATGAGCATCTCAGACTCTGGCAGGACTTTGAAGAGCTTCCTGAACTCCTCGCTCCGCTGTGTGTAGCAGGTGGGTGGGGCTTGTGGGGAGATCAAGCACTGTACAGAGGCCACAGGTGGGTAAACAGCGTGAAATactttacaataaaatactgaagtTAAATGTGTTTTGGGGTGGCGGTCATTGATAATGTGACATGAATTTTCTGCAGGTttgaaaaccagcagtgctcggacctcgaggaccgtgatttgaataaccctgatatAGATGTTCCTGTGAAAAGTGTCACGGAGCGCCTGAATTTGGTTGTAATTCCATGATACTTCCACTAGATGGAGGCAGTCCATAGAGCAGGAATCAATGTAATTTGTATTAATTGCATTGAATTAATGTTGGATTGGATTAATAAGAGTTTAATGGGATCTGCTGTGTTCTTTGGGAGATGCAGGTCATGACACTATAACTTTGAGTGTATTGCAGGTTCCAACCTCAGCTTCCTCTGTGGTGCCTTTGTCGTCACCCTGGCAATCATCGTCACTAACGGCATCAAACCACATCCCCTACCGGGCTGGCTGGGTCGTCAGCCCAGGAGATGTTCTGATGAGATCTGGACCGGTGTTGGACCTTCTCAGGATGGAGGAGATGGGTGGGTGGCAGCCCTGTCCCCAGCCTTAGAGGGACTTAATTACTGATAAGTGAGGCTGCTGATCATCGTCCATAATATTGGTAAAGCAGGAATAAACATTGCAGCAAATAGCACTGTAGAAAACAGGTTAAGATGCATACAGCAGATTCATACGTGGAAGTTATGTAGATATATACAGCACCGAATCAAGTAAACTGTAAATGTTAAAGGTGATATTGTACATGCATAAAATGTCACGGACTACTACATTTTCATAACACGCAATGAATTATTTTGCAGACTGATAAGACACTAAAATATGTAGATCCAAAACACGCAGTGAgactatactgtatgttgtcgATCCATATCAAACAGTGAACTATAGTGTAAATACAGAAGACGagtaaaaatattcatattccaTAAAAGTGCAGCCCGCGACCTACCTGAGCCGGTGAATCCCCGAGAATCAGGTATGCGGTGCGGATCAGCTCACTCTGTGTTAGAAAGCGCTTCAAACGGCTCGCAAACCGGGTTTCGCTTACCGTGCCTGTGTCGGGAGGCGCATGTGTGGGAACCGGTTTATCCTGCCCGGGACCCCGGGGGACCATGCCCTCCGGCCGTCTTTCACCAGGGCGGAAATAAACCTCCGTGTGGAGGTTATAAAGACGAGGAGGAGTCCTTCAAGATCTGCTAAAAGTTCGGGTTTTACCTCACCCACCATTTGGACTTTAAATTCCAATGAGTCAGTTACTTGCACATTGATGTGGTTTAACGGGCGTAAACAGAACGATGAAAAGACTTCAGTTTAATTATACTTCTCAGTAGATTCCGCGCTGTAGGCAGCCGCGCTTCGCCCAGAAATGTAACTGCAGGCATCAGCTGGCTACGGTTAGAACATCCAGCAAAAGCCCTGTGTGCCATAAATGATTTATCCCTGACataaatgtgcatttttacGGTTAGTAGGCCTATTGATACCTTGGATGGAGCATGATCGT
The Paramormyrops kingsleyae isolate MSU_618 chromosome 4, PKINGS_0.4, whole genome shotgun sequence genome window above contains:
- the gramd1c gene encoding protein Aster-C isoform X1: MDCLHLVEVSWNYNQIQALRDTFHRNIYIRVIQITVLEVRALLVFKPAENSCHIINDRHPKTHLTSVFYCKVFHAVYPPVASVQCLISPQAPPTCYTQRSEEFRKLFKVLPESEMLIMDCACALQRDILLQGRLYLSEGWLCFHTNVFRGTTLKVPLKIITAVSREKTAIFIPNAIQICTEAEKLFFTSFSSREKSFQSIFRMWQNMLLDKPLTKPELWHMVLLHYGGDVGLSREDMENVLVSETTSMAARAAGEEHAGRRERPTSLRILPTSLPSVGRSSPAGEEPQSSSLSGGGSVNTEGSRSPASRHRTSDKPLDRSVLERGSKRSELPLDRGAQERASKRVDVPLDRTTPERASKRLEVPLDRTAPERASKRLEVPLDRTAPERASKRLEVPLDRTAAERGSKRLESPLDRTTPERTSKHLESPLDQTTPERGSKHSHSPLNRSGSERVSKCPETTLDLNDNEDHVTEGSSSESVEDDESACPAPVQGKVYINRLFHLSAEKMFELLFTDSPFIRRFMEARKVTGITFTPWQKDASGNMKRTLNYTVTINNPLIGKSTTATETQTLYRDAQVGQHYLVEAEVYTHDVPYHDYFYTHNRFCISHNSKHECHLRVYTDVKYKRQPWGLVKSFIAKNSWSGLADYFRHLEAELLEEEAESAPVGGDSKAAGVRRRRRTYSRSVPEHFKASKQFGVEADLHRDRLSGSLDRKGPQRWNIGMIVVAMSFILLILTVLNLSLFLKLWAMEDVAQRMYLSTKQRLRERVESSLTPDTEPRRYPPLRDMEETHLLRSVLQDSIDLLEQLRSSLVLLQQSFKVQNETGPPD
- the gramd1c gene encoding protein Aster-C isoform X2, with translation MWFDAVSDDDCQGDDKGTTEEAECLISPQAPPTCYTQRSEEFRKLFKVLPESEMLIMDCACALQRDILLQGRLYLSEGWLCFHTNVFRGTTLKVPLKIITAVSREKTAIFIPNAIQICTEAEKLFFTSFSSREKSFQSIFRMWQNMLLDKPLTKPELWHMVLLHYGGDVGLSREDMENVLVSETTSMAARAAGEEHAGRRERPTSLRILPTSLPSVGRSSPAGEEPQSSSLSGGGSVNTEGSRSPASRHRTSDKPLDRSVLERGSKRSELPLDRGAQERASKRVDVPLDRTTPERASKRLEVPLDRTAPERASKRLEVPLDRTAPERASKRLEVPLDRTAAERGSKRLESPLDRTTPERTSKHLESPLDQTTPERGSKHSHSPLNRSGSERVSKCPETTLDLNDNEDHVTEGSSSESVEDDESACPAPVQGKVYINRLFHLSAEKMFELLFTDSPFIRRFMEARKVTGITFTPWQKDASGNMKRTLNYTVTINNPLIGKSTTATETQTLYRDAQVGQHYLVEAEVYTHDVPYHDYFYTHNRFCISHNSKHECHLRVYTDVKYKRQPWGLVKSFIAKNSWSGLADYFRHLEAELLEEEAESAPVGGDSKAAGVRRRRRTYSRSVPEHFKASKQFGVEADLHRDRLSGSLDRKGPQRWNIGMIVVAMSFILLILTVLNLSLFLKLWAMEDVAQRMYLSTKQRLRERVESSLTPDTEPRRYPPLRDMEETHLLRSVLQDSIDLLEQLRSSLVLLQQSFKVQNETGPPD